A window from Pseudooceanicola algae encodes these proteins:
- a CDS encoding VWA domain-containing protein — MISLAAPWLLVLLPLPLLVWWLAPPHRKQEDALRFPFFRRMAEAAGAEPRSGAVVLSRPMIATLTAGLCWVLLVLALARPERVGAPITIETAARDIVLAIDISGSMDARDFATPDGPAIQRLDGVRAVLRDFVAGRDGDRMALIVFGTAAYLQTPLTDDLDTVTALLDRTEVGMAGPHTAIGDAIGLSIRTFESSDIDQRLLILLSDGSDTASRMSPINAAEIAAGAGVEIFTIGVGDPETTGENRVDLATLQDIADRTGGTYFFAEDSAALTAVYDRIDALAPRETETLSFRPRQSLAWLPMALAALIGLGAILALMGRGRYRRRATTRSSPARDAGPGAETS; from the coding sequence ATGATCTCGCTCGCCGCGCCCTGGCTGTTGGTGCTCCTGCCGCTACCCCTGCTGGTCTGGTGGCTGGCCCCACCGCATCGCAAACAGGAAGACGCGTTGCGCTTCCCATTCTTCCGCCGCATGGCCGAAGCTGCGGGGGCCGAGCCGCGCAGCGGGGCGGTCGTCCTGTCGCGCCCCATGATTGCGACCCTGACGGCGGGCCTGTGCTGGGTGCTGCTGGTGCTCGCGCTGGCGCGTCCCGAACGGGTCGGCGCGCCGATCACCATCGAGACCGCCGCCCGCGATATCGTTCTGGCAATCGACATCTCCGGTTCCATGGACGCCAGGGATTTCGCGACGCCCGACGGGCCTGCGATCCAGCGGCTCGACGGGGTGCGGGCGGTGCTGCGCGACTTCGTGGCCGGGCGCGACGGCGACCGCATGGCGCTGATCGTCTTCGGGACCGCCGCCTATCTTCAGACGCCGCTGACCGACGACCTTGATACGGTCACCGCCCTGCTTGACCGGACCGAGGTTGGCATGGCCGGGCCGCACACCGCGATTGGCGACGCCATCGGCCTGTCCATTCGCACATTCGAATCCAGCGACATCGACCAGCGCCTGCTGATCCTGCTCTCCGACGGCTCTGACACCGCCAGCCGCATGAGCCCGATCAACGCCGCCGAGATCGCTGCCGGCGCAGGGGTCGAGATCTTTACCATCGGCGTCGGCGACCCGGAAACCACGGGCGAAAATCGCGTCGATCTGGCCACCTTGCAAGACATCGCGGATCGCACCGGCGGCACGTATTTCTTTGCCGAGGATTCCGCTGCCCTGACGGCGGTCTACGACCGGATCGACGCTCTCGCCCCGCGCGAAACCGAAACCCTGTCCTTCCGGCCCCGCCAATCGCTGGCCTGGCTGCCGATGGCGCTCGCCGCGCTGATCGGCCTCGGGGCCATTCTCGCCCTGATGGGCCGCGGGCGCTATCGGCGACGCGCGACGACGCGGTCAAGCCCGGCCCGAGACGCCGGACCGGGCGCGGAGACTTCGTGA
- a CDS encoding DUF4381 domain-containing protein yields the protein MNEEIPQTGGAAPDNLIDLINQLIQPPPPDPVTMTPQTWGWVVLAGLLALVLCGALWRWLAHRRANAYRRAALFQLQNAATTAEVAVILRRAALAAYPRAQVAGLTGPAWTAFLTDSGKATFPEAEATELTRAPYRDETAAPSPALIAAAGHWLRSHRPPAADKRRRLARIRPSLRRATSARSGGRA from the coding sequence ATGAACGAAGAGATCCCTCAAACCGGCGGCGCGGCACCAGACAACCTGATCGACCTGATCAACCAGTTGATCCAGCCCCCGCCGCCGGATCCCGTGACCATGACACCCCAGACCTGGGGCTGGGTCGTGCTTGCCGGGCTTCTGGCGCTGGTGTTGTGCGGGGCACTTTGGCGCTGGCTGGCGCATCGCCGCGCCAATGCCTATCGCCGCGCCGCGCTCTTCCAATTGCAAAACGCCGCCACCACCGCCGAGGTCGCCGTTATCCTGCGCCGCGCAGCACTTGCTGCCTATCCCCGTGCGCAGGTCGCCGGGCTGACCGGCCCCGCCTGGACCGCCTTCCTGACCGACAGCGGCAAGGCAACCTTTCCCGAGGCCGAAGCGACCGAGTTGACCCGCGCGCCCTACCGCGATGAAACCGCCGCGCCCTCACCGGCCCTGATCGCCGCCGCAGGCCACTGGCTGCGTAGCCACCGCCCGCCTGCCGCCGACAAAAGGCGCCGCCTGGCGCGGATCCGTCCTTCCCTGCGTCGCGCGACCTCGGCGCGCTCAGGGGGCCGCGCATGA
- a CDS encoding DUF58 domain-containing protein, translated as MRDRAARIRTGTLPKPRQVSDDPRIHTDLAYLRSLEGPARGLSFLPRQPAQSVLNGRHASRLRGRGLNFEELRDYLPGDDIRAIDWKVTARTGTPHVRVMTEERDRPALIVVDQRMSMFFGTERNMKSATAAEAAAMTAFRILDQGDRVGGIVFGDALLAEIRPQRSRPALNRFLTALSDANGLLHAEAPNVAPIGLTRVLRAVARIARRNHLIVVLSDFDGIDAETEAVVAGLARHNDLILVPVTDPSAGDLPRGLRLIVTDGELQAEIDTDAPEARRGLSQMAEGRLAEVLDWQRRYGMALLPLSAGQETLPQMRRLLGLGPR; from the coding sequence ATGCGAGACCGCGCCGCACGGATCCGGACCGGAACGCTGCCGAAACCCCGGCAGGTGTCGGACGATCCACGCATCCACACCGACCTCGCTTATCTGCGCAGCCTCGAAGGGCCGGCGCGAGGGCTCAGCTTCCTGCCGCGGCAACCCGCGCAATCGGTGCTGAACGGGCGCCATGCCTCGCGCCTGCGCGGGCGCGGCCTGAACTTCGAGGAACTGCGCGACTACCTGCCCGGCGACGACATCCGCGCCATCGACTGGAAGGTCACGGCCCGCACCGGCACCCCCCATGTCCGCGTGATGACCGAGGAACGCGACCGCCCCGCCCTGATTGTCGTCGACCAGCGGATGAGCATGTTCTTCGGCACCGAGCGCAACATGAAATCCGCCACCGCCGCCGAAGCCGCCGCGATGACCGCCTTCCGCATCCTCGATCAGGGTGACCGGGTGGGCGGCATCGTCTTCGGCGACGCGCTGCTGGCCGAGATCCGTCCGCAACGCAGCCGGCCTGCGCTGAATCGCTTTCTGACTGCGCTGTCGGATGCCAATGGCCTGCTGCACGCCGAGGCCCCCAATGTCGCGCCCATCGGGCTGACCCGCGTGCTCCGCGCCGTGGCCCGTATTGCCCGGCGCAATCACCTGATCGTCGTGCTCAGCGATTTCGACGGCATCGACGCGGAGACCGAAGCGGTCGTTGCCGGGCTGGCGCGCCACAACGACCTGATCCTGGTGCCGGTCACCGACCCCAGCGCCGGGGATCTGCCGAGGGGCCTGCGCCTGATCGTGACGGACGGAGAGCTTCAGGCCGAAATCGACACCGACGCCCCCGAGGCCCGCCGCGGCCTGTCGCAGATGGCCGAAGGCCGCCTGGCCGAAGTACTGGACTGGCAACGCCGTTACGGCATGGCGCTGCTGCCGCTTTCTGCGGGGCAGGAAACCCTGCCGCAAATGCGCCGCCTGCTGGGGCTTGGCCCGCGATGA
- a CDS encoding AAA family ATPase produces MGDATMDSTEFSQPADGDARGRIEQLRDRMGDAIIGQRAVIDRLLIGLLANGNLLVEGLPGLAKTRAIKALARNMECDFSRIQFTPDLLPSDVTGTEVYFQGDTGGEFRFEAGPIFANLVLADEINRAPAKVQAALLEAMEERQVTVAGTTHKMEPLFMVMATQNPIEQEGTYPLPEAQMDRFLMHVNITYPPVEDEVEVIRLVRAEEIAAQAAADAPRAAPPAPIPQAAVFAARREIAALHVSPEMERYMADLVNATRVPEQFGDDLKRWIEVGASPRASLGLDKCARTHAWLAARDYVDPEDIRAVAPDVLRHRLGLTYEAQGEGVTPDAVVAEILRQVALP; encoded by the coding sequence ATGGGGGATGCCACCATGGACAGCACCGAGTTTTCCCAGCCCGCCGATGGCGATGCCCGCGGGCGGATCGAACAGCTTCGCGACCGCATGGGCGATGCGATCATCGGCCAGCGCGCGGTGATCGACCGGCTGCTGATCGGCCTGCTGGCCAATGGCAATCTGCTGGTCGAAGGCCTGCCGGGCCTTGCCAAGACCCGCGCCATCAAGGCCCTGGCCCGCAACATGGAATGCGACTTTTCGCGGATCCAGTTCACGCCTGACCTGCTGCCCTCGGACGTCACCGGAACCGAGGTCTATTTCCAGGGTGATACGGGCGGCGAATTCCGCTTCGAGGCCGGTCCGATCTTTGCCAATCTCGTGCTCGCCGATGAAATCAACCGCGCCCCGGCCAAGGTGCAGGCCGCCCTTCTGGAAGCGATGGAGGAACGCCAGGTCACCGTCGCCGGCACCACCCACAAGATGGAGCCGCTGTTCATGGTGATGGCGACCCAGAACCCCATCGAACAGGAAGGTACCTATCCCCTGCCCGAGGCGCAGATGGACCGGTTCCTGATGCATGTGAACATCACCTACCCGCCGGTCGAGGATGAGGTCGAGGTCATCCGCCTTGTCCGCGCCGAGGAGATCGCGGCACAGGCCGCGGCCGACGCACCCAGGGCCGCGCCCCCTGCCCCGATCCCGCAGGCGGCCGTCTTTGCCGCCCGCCGCGAGATCGCCGCGCTGCATGTCTCGCCAGAGATGGAACGCTACATGGCCGATCTGGTGAACGCGACCCGCGTGCCCGAACAGTTCGGCGATGACCTGAAACGCTGGATCGAGGTCGGCGCCAGCCCGCGCGCCTCGCTCGGGCTCGACAAATGCGCGCGCACCCATGCCTGGCTTGCGGCGCGCGATTACGTCGACCCCGAAGACATCCGCGCCGTGGCCCCCGACGTGCTGCGCCACCGGCTTGGCCTGACCTACGAGGCGCAGGGCGAAGGCGTGACGCCCGATGCCGTAGTGGCCGAAATCCTGCGCCAGGTCGCCCTGCCCTGA
- a CDS encoding arylsulfatase: MKPHIMVSLATCGTLFLASGAMAQDAEAPATDKPNILVIWGDDIGQTNISAYSFGLMGYETPNINRIAEEGVMFTDYYAEQSCTAGRSTFITGQSTLRTGLSKVGLPGADVGLQADDVTIASALKDLGYTTGQFGKNHLGDKDEFLPTNHGFDEFFGNLYHLNAEEEPENFNYPQDPEFRENFGPRGVIHSYADGEIEDTGPLTKKRMETIDDETSAAAIDFMQRAVDSGTPFFTWMNATRMHFRTHVRDEHRSEPGLTALTEYADGMIEHDNVVGSILDAVEDMGIADNTIVMYSTDNGPHQNSWPDAGTTPFRSEKNTNWEGAFRVPAMIRWPGHIEPGSVANGMFSGLDWFPTLLAAAGDTDIKDRLLEGTTIDGAEYKVHLDGYNQLPYLTGEVEDTARSEFFYFNDDGAIVAMRYENWKIVFQEQRVNGTLEIWAEPFIPLRVPKLFDLRSDPYERADVTSNTYYDWLMDHVFLLTPAQVEVAKFFDTFKEYEPSQKAASFSVDQIQSQLEQTLSGMVQ, encoded by the coding sequence ATGAAACCGCATATAATGGTGTCGCTCGCAACATGCGGCACCCTGTTTTTGGCGTCCGGCGCCATGGCACAGGACGCGGAAGCCCCCGCGACCGACAAGCCAAACATCCTGGTGATCTGGGGCGACGACATCGGCCAGACCAACATTTCCGCTTACAGCTTCGGTCTGATGGGTTACGAAACTCCTAACATCAACCGGATTGCCGAAGAAGGCGTCATGTTCACCGACTATTATGCCGAGCAAAGCTGCACGGCCGGTCGGTCCACCTTCATCACCGGCCAGTCCACGCTGCGCACCGGCCTGTCGAAAGTCGGCCTGCCCGGCGCCGATGTCGGTCTGCAGGCGGATGATGTCACCATCGCCTCCGCTCTGAAGGACCTCGGCTATACCACCGGTCAGTTCGGCAAGAACCACCTCGGCGACAAGGATGAATTCCTGCCCACCAACCACGGGTTCGATGAATTCTTCGGTAACCTCTACCACCTCAACGCCGAGGAAGAGCCCGAAAACTTCAACTACCCGCAGGACCCCGAGTTCCGTGAGAACTTCGGCCCCCGCGGCGTGATCCATTCCTATGCCGACGGCGAGATCGAAGATACCGGCCCGCTGACCAAGAAGCGCATGGAAACGATCGACGACGAAACTTCGGCCGCCGCCATCGACTTCATGCAGCGCGCCGTCGATTCCGGCACGCCGTTCTTCACCTGGATGAACGCCACCCGCATGCACTTCCGCACCCACGTGCGCGACGAGCACCGCAGCGAACCCGGCCTGACGGCCCTGACCGAATATGCCGACGGCATGATCGAGCATGACAACGTCGTCGGTTCGATCCTCGACGCGGTCGAGGACATGGGCATCGCGGACAATACCATCGTGATGTATTCCACCGACAACGGTCCGCACCAGAACTCCTGGCCCGATGCCGGCACCACGCCGTTCCGTTCCGAGAAGAACACCAACTGGGAAGGCGCCTTCCGCGTGCCCGCCATGATCCGCTGGCCCGGTCACATCGAACCCGGTTCGGTTGCCAACGGCATGTTCTCCGGTCTCGACTGGTTCCCGACCCTGCTGGCCGCTGCTGGTGACACGGACATCAAGGACCGCCTGCTGGAAGGCACCACCATCGACGGTGCCGAATACAAGGTTCACCTGGATGGCTACAACCAGCTGCCCTACCTGACCGGCGAAGTCGAAGACACCGCCCGGAGCGAGTTCTTCTACTTCAACGATGACGGTGCCATCGTCGCCATGCGCTACGAAAACTGGAAGATCGTCTTCCAGGAACAGCGCGTCAACGGCACGCTGGAAATCTGGGCGGAACCCTTCATTCCGCTGCGCGTCCCCAAGCTGTTCGATCTGCGGTCCGACCCCTACGAACGGGCTGACGTGACGTCGAACACCTACTACGACTGGCTGATGGACCACGTCTTCCTGCTGACGCCGGCGCAGGTCGAAGTCGCCAAGTTCTTTGATACCTTCAAGGAATACGAGCCTTCGCAGAAAGCGGCGAGCTTCTCGGTCGACCAGATCCAGAGCCAGCTGGAACAGACCCTGAGCGGTATGGTTCAGTAA
- a CDS encoding transposase — protein sequence MKRANFTDEQIIGILEEHQVGATCPELCDKYGMSTRTFYSWKARFDLPQASGSDRIERLENENAKLKKMLVEQMLALETVKEEVALRKVTLPSHEAP from the coding sequence ATGAAAAGAGCCAATTTTACTGACGAACAGATCATCGGTATCTTGGAAGAGCACCAGGTTGGTGCGACCTGCCCGGAGCTGTGTGACAAGTACGGCATGTCCACCCGAACCTTCTACAGCTGGAAGGCCAGGTTCGACCTGCCGCAGGCATCGGGGTCAGACCGGATCGAGCGTCTCGAAAACGAGAACGCGAAGCTGAAGAAGATGCTGGTGGAGCAGATGTTAGCTTTGGAAACGGTCAAGGAAGAAGTCGCTCTGCGGAAGGTGACGCTGCCAAGCCATGAAGCGCCGTAG